The genomic DNA AACAAATGTAAAACAATAAAAGACATGAAACAAAACATATATTGCACATGATGAGGAAGAATTCGACTTCTGTATATGGCTGGGAAATTCCCAAGTTAGAGAATTAGCGTGACAAATCAAAAGgttaaataaaaaggaaattgaGATATatgggtaaaaaaaaaattgcatctcGTGTAATATTATGCACTTTCTTATAGTATTCTATACTTTGAAAGTCATCATGAATATTTATAGTACATTTTTTAGACAACTAAAAGTGAACAAtgacattaattaaaattataattaataatatttagaaaggatgaaattgaaattataaaatataaagaaacactttgttttgaaaggatatacatatacatatatattataggtaTATTCACATAATCAATACCTGTGATATAAATCTCACACACTTTCGTTAAGATGATCCAAATTTCTTTACGTGTTAAATTTAATGCTTCTGTAATCATCTGAATCCGAGCCTTACTTTTGTTATCATGCCAAAAACACTAAGATCCTTTTCTTGGATGTCAATCCCATTCAGCTGCACAGAGGGCGTACCAGCTAGAATGAATTGACAGTAACAAAGGAAAGCCAAAGTTAAaactaaaagataaaaagaaagaaagaaaattaaagtaaaataTTTCTTTCCAAGAAATGAGGCCTACGAAGCAGGAGAGGGTGATGGCTATCTTTTACTTAGATCTTTAAGAATTCCCTCCACAAATTCACAAATGGAAAGCTCTTAcgttaaaatatttaattggacCGCTATACAGCCGTAAATATTTTACAACCATAATCTACAATGCAAAATTTCCTAACAAGATAATATTGTAATCTTCCCTACCTGTCTAAACCCCGAGCTTTCCTTCCATTATCTTGCCAAGAAATTGCAAGCCCTTTTCTTGTATGACAAGCCAATTTAGTTGCATGTAAAATTGACCTTTGACCGAAATTTCGATTTACAGGCTACCAGCTATTATGTCATTACAAAAGGATAAACTAATGAGAAGCAATACTTGGAGGAGGTTCTAATTTTTAGGACGGTGAAGGGCCAGCGGACTCGGTCGACCTCTCGTACTATTTGAAGACGGAGAAAAGGGCGACGAGTTGACGCGTGAAGCGGTGTTCGATCTCGCGGACTTTGGACTATACAACGATGAATTGTGCCTGTGATCTAAATCCTCGACGTAGCTCTTACTAAGCTTCAACCTTTTCCGTCCCGGGTTTTCCTCCTTGGCCAAATCCTCTATGCTCCTCACACTTGCTAGGGATGTGAAAGACTGGGACTTCCCTTCATAAAATCTGGAAAGACCTCTCCTGCACAAAAAGGAATCCATTTTATCA from Punica granatum isolate Tunisia-2019 chromosome 2, ASM765513v2, whole genome shotgun sequence includes the following:
- the LOC116194252 gene encoding uncharacterized protein LOC116194252 gives rise to the protein MGRDQKETCEAESSIGEYSSDSIGSSCSSELVEDASSSSLSFACSTSSFSSGCDSSASPPDNGCDGPLYELSKLMAHLPIKRGLSRFYEGKSQSFTSLASVRSIEDLAKEENPGRKRLKLSKSYVEDLDHRHNSSLYSPKSARSNTASRVNSSPFSPSSNSTRGRPSPLALHRPKN